One Malaclemys terrapin pileata isolate rMalTer1 chromosome 21, rMalTer1.hap1, whole genome shotgun sequence DNA window includes the following coding sequences:
- the LOC128826877 gene encoding C-X-C chemokine receptor type 3-2-like, with amino-acid sequence MISTTGDYYEDYGNYPNISEDTAPCRLDAVGEFGRYFVPPVFTLVFVVGLAGNGLVLVVLGRRRCPWHLADRYLFQLALADILLVLGLPFWATQFAHGWVFGEVLCKLVGALSAVNSYSSILLLAGISIDRYLAIVHAVQLYRRLRALHLHLACALLWAICLALSVPELHFRTVPFQPQGQASICHRGFKAHEAQAWRVVLHLTSFFLGFLLPLLVMLFCYGRIFCTLHRAQLPARPRSLRLVLLLLAVFVLCWAPFYVFLLLDCLQRLGYIGRHCALERVLDFGLLVTEGLGLLHCCLNPLVYAFAGIKFRRELSKLCWNGQRHRQSSSQRQILSTREQSHHRGETSVHSTPEGDTDHGYSVML; translated from the exons ATGATCAGCACCACAGGCGATTATTACGAG gactACGGCAACTATCCTAACATCAGCGAGGAcactgccccctgcaggctggaTGCGGTCGGCGAGTTTGGACGGTACTTCGTCCCCCCAGTCTTCACCCTGGTCTTTGTGGTGGGTCTGGCAGGGAATGGGCTGGTGCTGGTGGTGCTGGGGCGGCGACGATGCCCCTGGCACCTCGCTGACCGGTATCTCTTCCAGCTGGCGCTGGCTGACATACTGCTGGTGCTAGGGCTGCCCTTCTGGGCTACGCAGTTTGCCCATGGCTGGGTGTTTGGGGAGGTGCTCTGCAAATTGGTGGGGGCGCTGTCAGCAGTAAACAGCTACAGCAGCATCCTGCTTCTCGCTGGCATTAGCATCGACCGGTATCTGGCCATCGTGCACGCCGTGCAGCTGTACCGGCGCCTGCGAGCCCTGCACCTGCACCTGGCCTGCGCCCTCCTCTGGGCCATCTGCCTGGCCCTCTCTGTCCCGGAGCTGCACTTCCGCACCGTGCCcttccagccccagggccaggcctCCATCTGCCACCGGGGCTTCAAAGCCCATGAGGCCCAGGCCTGGCGGGTGGTGCTGCACCTCACCTCCTTCTTCCTAGGCTTCCTGTTGCCACTGCTGGTGATGCTCTTCTGTTATGGCCGCATTTTCTGCACACTGCATCGGGCACAGctgccggccaggccccgctCGCTGCGGCtggtgttgctgctgctggcagtctTCGTGCTTTGCTGGGCCCCCTTCTACGTCTTCCTGCTGCTGGACTGTCTGCAGCGTCTGGGCTACATTGGCCGCCACTGCGCCCTGGAGCGGGTGTTGGACTTCGGGCTGCTGGTGACCGAGGGGCTGGGCCTGCTGCACTGCTGCCTCAACCCCCTGGTCTATGCCTTCGCTGGCATCAAATTCCGCAGGGAGCTCTCCAAGCTGTGCTGGAACGGCCAGCGCCACAGACAGAGCTCGAGCCAAAGACAGATCCTCTCCACCCGGGAGCAGAGCCACCATAGAGGGGAAACGTCAGTGCACAGCACCCCAGAGGGGGACACAGACCATGGCTACTCAGTCATGCTGTGA
- the CXCR3 gene encoding C-X-C chemokine receptor type 3 — translation MDKLGNSAFTFSGDYLSDIFLGNTSFSPDYYNESDTCCSVPPCTSKSIQAFDRVFLPVLYSLLFPLGLCGNCMVMAVLLQCKRSLAGTDVFILNLALADVLLVVTLPFWAVQAVHGWVFSTGICKLVGSIFKINFYSSIFFLVCISFDRYLSIVHAVHMYKRNKSHLMVASCLVVWGICVLLTVPDFLYLEVKKDYRLNITLCSHNFSISTSLHWKTALRMCYHMLGFFLPLAAMLYCYTCIIHTLLRSQGFHKHKAMRVILTVVVVFFVCWTPYHLALLANTLIDLQVVGRDCAREASLDIAMSVTASLGYFHCCLNPLLYAFVGIKFRNKFLELLGHVGCVSHEFLRRHVQTPSQRRDSTWSETTEASYSGL, via the exons ATGGATAAATTG GGTAACAGTGCATTTACCTTCAGCGGAGATTATTTATCTGACATATTTTTGGGGAACACCAGCTTCTCCCCTGACTACTACAACGAGAGTGACACCTGCTGCTCTGTGCCACCCTGCACCTCCAAGAGCATccaggcctttgacagggtcTTCCTGCCAGTCCTCTACAGCCTGCTATTCCCACTGGGGCTATGCGGGAACTGCATGGTGATGGCTGTGCTACTGCAGTGCAAGAGGTCCCTGGCTGGGACCGACGTGTTCATCCTCAACCTGGCGCTCGCCGACGTACTGCTGGTGGTGACACTCCCCTTCTGGGCAGTGCAGGCCGTGCACGGCTGGGTCTTCAGCACTGGCATCTGCAAGCTGGTCGGCTCCATCTTCAAGATAAATTTCTACTCCAGCATCTTCTTCCTGGTGTGCATCAGCTTCGACCGGTACCTCTCCATCGTCCATGCCGTGCACATGTACAAGAGGAACAAGTCGCATCTGATGGTGGCCAGCTGCCTGGTGGTCTGGGGCATCTGTGTCCTCTTAACTGTGCCAGATTTCCTGTACCTGGAAGTCAAGAAGGACTATCGCCTCAACATCACTTTGTGCTCCCACAACTTCTCCATCAGCACCTCCCTGCACTGGAAAACGGCCCTGCGCATGTGCTACCACATGTTGGGCTTCTTCCTGCCCCTAGCAGCCATGCTGTACTGCTACACCTGCATTATTCACACTCTGCTGCGCTCCCAGGGCTTCCACAAGCACAAGGCCATGCGGGTCATCCTGACAGTGGTGGTGGTTTTCTTCGTGTGCTGGACGCCCTACCACCTGGCCCTGCTGGCAAACACGCTGATCGACCTGCAGGTGGTGGGGCGGGACTGTGCCAGGGAGGCCAGCCTGGACATCGCCATGTCTGTCACTGCCAGCCTGGGCTACTTCCACTGctgcctcaaccccctgctctacgCCTTTGTTGGCATCAAGTTCCGCAACAAGTTCCTGGAGCTGCTGGGCCACGTGGGCTGCGTGAGCCACGAGTTCCTGCGCAGACACGTACAGACACCGAGCCAGCGCAGGGATTCCACCTGGTCGGAGACCACTGAGGCCTCCTACTCAGGGCTCtag